One Jeotgalicoccus saudimassiliensis DNA window includes the following coding sequences:
- a CDS encoding CYTH domain-containing protein, with protein sequence MFEKEIEFKNLLTENEYGKIQNDHFPRVKPMHLTNYYIDNDELQLIGNLLMLRIRVEDSRQLMTVKIPDEQHVVYEYSGVTDISLTEGVRIDEESIPENIREQLTKRGIPVNNLAIQGSLITERLEKPSHSGLLVLDKSSYLGTADYELEFEAPDVGTGKSEFAQILNKYGIVRREEIVKSARFYNLLKQQKGVN encoded by the coding sequence ATGTTCGAAAAAGAAATAGAATTTAAAAACCTGCTGACGGAAAATGAATACGGTAAAATTCAGAACGATCATTTCCCCAGAGTAAAACCGATGCATTTAACTAATTACTACATAGATAACGATGAACTTCAGCTTATCGGCAATTTATTAATGCTCCGCATACGCGTCGAGGACAGCAGACAGCTGATGACGGTAAAAATTCCTGATGAGCAGCACGTCGTATATGAGTATTCGGGTGTTACCGATATCAGTCTCACAGAAGGTGTCCGGATAGATGAAGAAAGCATTCCTGAAAACATCCGCGAACAGTTGACGAAACGCGGCATCCCGGTAAACAATCTGGCAATCCAGGGTTCGCTGATAACAGAACGTCTCGAAAAACCGTCTCACAGCGGTCTGCTCGTGCTGGATAAGAGCTCATATCTCGGAACTGCCGACTACGAACTTGAATTTGAGGCGCCCGATGTCGGGACAGGCAAGTCGGAATTCGCGCAAATACTGAATAAATATGGTATCGTACGACGAGAAGAAATTGTTAAAAGCGCCCGTTTTTACAATTTATTGAAGCAGCAGAAAGGGGTAAACTGA
- a CDS encoding GTP pyrophosphokinase, translating to MEEWSIFLAPYRQAVEELKIKLKGIRKDYQITSQSSPVEFVTSRVKPVQSIIEKASTRNIPYDNLRAQMYDIAGIRIMCQFVDDISVITDHIRSRNDMRVIEERDYIENTKESGYRSYHIIIEYPVESVNGKINILAEIQIRTLAMNFWATIEHTLNYKYSGEYPPEIKDRLQNAAEAAYLLDKEMSEIREEVQEAQKYFSKKRNI from the coding sequence TTGGAAGAATGGAGTATATTTTTAGCACCGTACAGACAGGCGGTGGAAGAACTTAAAATTAAACTTAAAGGGATCCGTAAAGATTATCAGATTACGAGTCAGTCCTCGCCAGTAGAGTTTGTGACGTCTAGAGTTAAACCCGTACAGAGCATTATAGAGAAGGCGAGTACGAGAAATATTCCTTATGATAATCTGCGTGCACAGATGTACGATATAGCCGGAATCCGCATTATGTGCCAGTTTGTGGATGACATCAGTGTTATCACCGATCACATCAGATCGCGTAATGACATGAGAGTCATTGAAGAACGCGACTATATTGAGAATACAAAAGAGAGCGGCTACCGTTCCTATCACATTATTATCGAGTATCCGGTAGAGAGCGTGAACGGTAAAATTAATATTCTGGCCGAGATCCAGATCCGTACGCTCGCAATGAACTTCTGGGCAACGATTGAGCATACTCTGAATTACAAATATTCCGGGGAGTATCCGCCGGAAATTAAAGACCGGCTGCAAAATGCAGCTGAAGCGGCTTATTTACTGGATAAGGAAATGTCAGAGATCAGGGAAGAAGTTCAGGAAGCACAGAAATACTTTTCGAAAAAGCGCAATATATAA
- a CDS encoding globin domain-containing protein, with protein sequence MPLAYNDIGEEKLHRMIDIFYDYVKHDDRINHLFPEDFTETAYKQKLFQTQFLGGPNLYNEKYGHPMLRARHMPFRITPAGAEAWLENMNQAILDVGIEDELREYLMARYTLTANHMVNSEN encoded by the coding sequence ATGCCTTTAGCATACAATGATATAGGTGAAGAAAAACTTCACAGGATGATCGATATATTTTATGATTATGTGAAGCATGACGACCGGATTAATCATCTGTTTCCCGAAGACTTTACAGAAACAGCCTACAAGCAGAAACTTTTTCAGACACAGTTTCTCGGCGGACCTAATTTATATAATGAAAAGTACGGTCATCCGATGCTCCGGGCGAGGCATATGCCTTTTCGCATTACCCCTGCAGGTGCAGAAGCATGGCTCGAAAATATGAATCAGGCAATACTGGACGTCGGTATAGAGGACGAATTACGTGAGTATTTGATGGCACGCTATACCCTCACTGCGAATCATATGGTTAACAGTGAAAACTGA
- a CDS encoding NAD kinase, with protein sequence MRFAVVSKGDTKSNALTDKMMNYMLGMDMVLDEKSPEIVVSVGGDGTLLQAFHRYQHIVSDVSFVGVHTGHLGFYADWGQDEVERLIMALKNDDFEVVEYPLVEVMIHYDKVGMETKYLALNEATLRMTNGSTLVMDVDIRNRHFERFRGDGLCISTPSGSTAYNKALGGAIIHPSIEAVQMTEIASINNRVFRTVGSPLVLPKHHFVNVRPVNSEEYQMTIDHVNLVHKGVKSIQFSVAEEKIRFARFRPFPFWQRVHDSFIS encoded by the coding sequence ATGAGGTTTGCTGTAGTTTCAAAAGGAGATACAAAATCAAATGCACTGACTGATAAGATGATGAACTATATGCTCGGCATGGATATGGTGCTGGATGAAAAGTCACCGGAAATCGTCGTTTCTGTCGGCGGGGACGGTACACTGTTGCAGGCGTTTCACCGTTATCAGCACATCGTCAGCGATGTATCGTTTGTCGGGGTGCATACAGGACATCTCGGGTTTTATGCGGACTGGGGGCAGGACGAAGTCGAGCGGCTGATTATGGCCCTTAAAAACGATGACTTTGAAGTTGTCGAATATCCGCTTGTCGAAGTGATGATTCATTACGATAAAGTCGGTATGGAAACGAAGTATCTCGCATTGAATGAAGCGACACTCAGAATGACGAACGGTTCGACGCTCGTTATGGACGTGGATATCAGAAACCGGCACTTCGAACGTTTCAGAGGGGACGGTCTCTGTATATCGACCCCGTCGGGCTCGACAGCATACAATAAAGCGCTTGGCGGAGCAATTATTCATCCGTCCATCGAAGCCGTGCAGATGACTGAAATCGCATCGATAAACAACCGTGTGTTCCGTACAGTGGGCTCACCGCTCGTGCTGCCGAAACACCATTTCGTTAACGTCAGACCAGTTAACAGTGAAGAGTATCAGATGACGATTGATCACGTGAATCTGGTGCATAAGGGTGTCAAATCGATTCAATTTTCGGTAGCGGAGGAGAAAATCCGTTTTGCACGCTTCAGACCGTTTCCGTTCTGGCAACGAGTGCACGATTCATTCATTTCATAA